From a single Nematostella vectensis chromosome 3, jaNemVect1.1, whole genome shotgun sequence genomic region:
- the LOC5506558 gene encoding alpha-1A adrenergic receptor, with protein sequence MNESNVSRLPPLHHVTSSSVKGTVWACAFGAESFLIVVSNLLTVAVFLTGRQLRKRSTYCLLNLSAADLLVGAIPMPMFVYLIGVHHSLWELTWDMSSWRNVYMPVDMMCAFSSIFCLVLLALERIYATLMPFRHRQLADRGYLFAIIAVWSAACTISLASYFSLAIFHSQPMSTYIPMTSLCIAVLIMVISYFLIWFKVKCHNNTHGEGCHVGRKMTYERKLAKTLFIVTTASLLAWLPFVVTSTAASFYKITLDFEIVLAVKLLHYSNSLINPVIYTFKIREFRRALSGMVRGRTSSFALQSGHVPLEVIRSFENLRIASLRS encoded by the coding sequence ATGAATGAAAGCAATGTATCCAGACTACCACCATTGCATCACGTGACTTCATCCAGCGTCAAGGGAACGGTTTGGGCATGCGCATTCGGCGCCGAGTCCTTCCTGATTGTCGTTTCCAATCTTCTCACGGTCGCAGTCTTCCTGACAGGGCGTCAACTGCGCAAGCGCAGCACGTACTGCTTGCTCAACCTCTCCGCCGCTGACTTGTTAGTGGGCGCGATTCCCATGCCTATGTTCGTCTATTTGATCGGGGTGCATCACTCGTTGTGGGAGTTGACCTGGGACATGAGCTCGTGGCGTAATGTTTATATGCCCGTAGACATGATGTGCGCGTTCTCGTCCATATTCTGCCTTGTATTGCTGGCACTTGAGCGCATCTACGCCACCCTGATGCCCTTCCGCCACAGGCAGCTCGCAGATCGCGGGTACCTCTTCGCCATCATCGCAGTGTGGTCAGCGGCATGCACTATCTCACTCGCCTCATACTTCTCCCTGGCAATATTCCACAGCCAGCCCATGTCTACATATATTcccatgacgtcactttgTATTGCGGTCCTTATTATGGTAATCTCGTACTTCCTTATATGGTTCAAAGTCAAGTGTCATAATAACACTCACGGCGAAGGCTGTCACGTGGGACGTAAGATGACCTATGAACGCAAGCTTGCTAAGACACTGTTCATAGTAACCACTGCCTCGCTATTGGCCTGGCTCCCTTTTGTCGTCACCAGCACTGCGGCGAGCTTCTACAAGATAACCTTAGACTTCGAAATCGTGCTAGCCGTCAAGCTCTTACACTACAGTAACTCCCTGATAAACCCGGTCATATATACTTTTAAAATACGCGAGTTTCGGCGCGCGCTGAGTGGAATGGTACGGGGTCGCACCAGCTCCTTCGCCTTGCAGTCTGGTCACGTGCCCTTAGAAGTCATTCGATCATTCGAGAACTTGAGGATTGCCTCACTGCGCAGCTGA
- the LOC5506559 gene encoding alpha-2A adrenergic receptor, which translates to MNNSVQDPCTMQMYHGVPMVALNIISCIFGSIGNVLVCATIYTTTGLQTISNFFLVSMSIADLTVTLVTQPLFAWFLGARIDDKCSPMVEFLFRLFSNVSCAVSVIHLCLISVDRCLMVTKPHSFDRIMTKCKFRSLLVFAWTLPIVYAVLRLTVSKSATSLFTVAVMALCYVIIIVCYTLIICQVYKQRRLMRSRQGSAKRRKSRTDVERRVAMTIAIVIVVFTICWFPIIYLRSKKADRNSGVAYNWARTFALCNSAMNPWIYCFRIPEFRAGYKRLCIKCSWGTVAGRGGADFDVTHTSDSEATQYANIPKYSKVSLANCKPRENADEMPKEARI; encoded by the coding sequence ATGAATAACTCTGTGCAGGATCCGTGCACCATGCAGATGTACCACGGGGTGCCTATGGTCGCACTTAACATCATCTCTTGTATATTTGGAAGCATCGGCAACGTGTTGGTCTGTGCTACGATTTACACCACCACAGGTCTTCAAACCATTTCTAACTTCTTCCTCGTGAGTATGTCTATCGCAGACCTGACTGTGACGCTGGTGACACAGCCTCTGTTTGCATGGTTCCTGGGTGCGCGGATTGACGATAAATGTTCCCCGATGGTGGAGTTCCTGTTCCGGTTATTCTCAAATGTATCTTGCGCGGTGTCGGTCATTCACTTATGCCTCATTAGCGTGGATCGCTGCCTCATGGTGACTAAACCCCACAGCTTCGATAGGATCATGACCAAGTGCAAGTTTCGCTCGCTGCTTGTGTTCGCCTGGACGCTGCCCATCGTGTACGCGGTGCTCAGGTTGACGGTCAGCAAGTCTGCCACCTCCCTCTTCACCGTGGCGGTGATGGCGCTGTGTtacgtcatcatcattgtttGCTACACACTCATCATCTGTCAAGTCTACAAACAACGAAGACTCATGCGCTCCCGCCAAGGCAGCGCAAAGCGCCGCAAGTCACGCACCGACGTCGAGCGCCGAGTTGCCATGACAATTGCTATTGTTATCGTCGTCTTCACGATTTGCTGGTTCCCCATTATCTACTTGAGGTCAAAGAAGGCTGATCGTAATTCAGGGGTGGCTTATAACTGGGCGCGGACGTTTGCGCTTTGCAACAGCGCGATGAATCCCTGGATCTACTGCTTTAGAATCCCAGAATTCCGCGCGGGGTACAAGCGACTGTGTATCAAGTGCAGCTGGGGCACTGTGgcggggaggggtggggcggACTTTGACGTCACTCATACTAGCGACTCGGAAGCGACACAGTACGCTAATATTCCTAAATACAGCAAAGTCAGCCTGGCAAACTGTAAGCCACGAGAAAACGCCGACGAGATGCCAAAAGAGGCGCGAATTTGA